The genomic stretch CAGTTGGTGAAGGTGTATGGGTTGCCGTTACGTGTCGCGTCCGGGATCGCCGTGCCGTGGCCGGCGCCGTCCCACCAGGCATCGCCAAGGCTACGGGCGCACACAAAATCGCCGGTACCCCAAGCGATCTGGCTTCCATAGCGCTCTGCGAGCATGATCGTGTCGGCTGGGTAGGTCACTGCGGTGGCGTTTGTCACCGTTCGGCCCATCCATGCCGACGCGCCGCACCGGTTGCTGGCGGGCGGGACGTTTTGGACCATGCCCATGACGCCAAACAGCGACCATGCCGCGCCGTCCCAGTCCATGAGGCCGTTCGCGACGAATGAGATCGGCACGCCCTGGTCATGGGAAGCCAACCAGCCCATCCATCCGTTCTTGGAAAGCGGGTCGGCGGGCGAGCGAAGGATTGGCAGGTTCTTGATGTACGGCTGAGTGTCGAGCGACCAGCCGCCATCGAGCGGGTACCACCAGCAGGCGCCGCTGCCCATGGGGAACATGTCGTCGTAGTCCGACTGGTACATGATCACGCCCAGGGCGGTCTGCTTGATGTTGGAGAGTGCCGAGGCCTTCTTCGCGGCGAGCTTTGCCTGGGCAAAGACCGGGAAGAGGATTGCGGCAAGGATCGCGATGATCGCGATCACGACGAGGAGTTCAATCAGCGTAAAGGCTGATTTGTGTTGTTTCATTGCTACATGGACCTCCGATGAGAGTGTTGCGATGATGAAAGGGCCGGTCCTCCGGCCAATAATGATGAACGGTACTGAAACTTGGTCTTGGGGTACGGCACTTCTCTGGTAAAGCCGCTATATCGCTCCGGATTTCTTGTCCATCGGTTTGCGGCTGCGCTGCAAAGCCCCCGCACCACCAGCAGGTGTTTGCCCTGGAAGAGTTCGGGCCCCCGTTTGGGGTCGCGGATGCGTCTCAGCATCATGGAGATTGCGCTCTCGGCAAGGCCCTCCCAGTCAAGCGCGACCGCCGAGAGCCCGAGCCCGTCCACGTCTACGCCCACGTCGTCGCCGATGGTGCAAAGGGCGACGTCTCCGGGTACAGCGAGCCCCAGTTCCAAAGCGGTCTCGATGACCCTGGGACAGAACTCATCCTGCATCACCAAGAAGGCATCAGGCCGATCCTCGTCCGATAGCCGTCGCCTGAGCGGCAACGTGTCGGGCTCCTCGGAGCCGCTGGTGTGCATGAAGACGTAATCGCGGACACACGGCTTCAGCCCGTGATCGAATAGGGCCTTCATGTAGCCGCTGAGCCGGTCGTGGCTGATATCCAGCATGTCCATCATGCCGGTAATGCCGATGCGGCGGCGTCCAGACTCTATAAGGTGCGAGGTCGCCCGATAGGCGGCGTCGAAATAGTCGAAGGTGGCCAGGTCCGACCGATAGCCGCGGAGCGCGTGGTCGAGCGCCACGATAGGGATTTGCTCGCCGAGCTTGGCCACCTGGGCGGCGTCCGGGAACCCGCGATAGGGCCACACAAACGCCCCCGCGAACTCGTGATCGACGGCGTACTGCAGGCTCTCCTCAATGGTCTTGTCCATCGAGCCGAGGTGGACGAGGTGGTAGCCCTTGGCCCTGAGGGCGTCGCTCATCCGGGCAAAGAGGATGTTCAGCACAGCGGTGGTGCTGTCGATGAGCGCGATCGTCTTGGTCTTTGGCACAGCCTCGGGCTGCATGGCGACAACACCCTTGCTGGGGACGTTTGTGCCGTAGCCCGTCGAGATGAGCGCCGAAAGCGCACGGCGCACGGTGCTGCGGCTGGCTTCGAAGGACTCCTGAAGTGCGCGCTCAGTGGGCAGATAATGGCCTGGTGCGACCTTTCCTTCGCGAATCTGGGCGCGAAGAGACTCGGCTATGTCTTGATAGCTGCTTCGCTTGGGAACCGAGCCTCGTCGCCGGTCTGCCACAACTCTATCATACAACTTGTTTGCGATTTTCGCAAGGATTGTATCGGCGCTGCGATACGATTTTTCCGATGCATGGTCTGGAGGTCGAGGTTTTCAGGTTTTGAGGTTCTCAGGTGGTGGGGTTCTTCGGTTGGCGGGTTGAAGGGCGTTCGATGTCGCCTCTTCCAACCGTGTTCTCTGCGACTTCTCGACGTCTCTGCGTGAGAGTCTTGAGGACCGTCGCACCAATGCCCAGTTCCTAATGGTTCCCCTGTCCCCCTGTCTCCCTGTCCCTCTGTCTCCCTGTCTCCCCCTGTCTCCCTGTCTCCCTGTCCCCCTGTCTCCCCCTGTCTCCCTGTCACTTTGTCCCTTCGTCCCTTGGTCCCTGCGCAGCTTATCGTGCCCGCTTGGCCGTGATGATCTCGGTGTTCATCCCTGCCCAATGCAGGTTGCCGGAATACCGCCCGTGCTCCATCTTGATGCAGCGGTCCGCCACGACCTTCAGCCCGGCCGCAAGCGCTCGTTCGGCGGATTCTAGGTCGACGATCCGAAGCTGCATCCACACAGCTTTGGCGCCGATGGCGATGGCGTCCTCGACGATGCCGGCGACCTCGCTCGCGGGGCGAAAAACGTCCACGACGTCAATGGGGAAGGGGATATCCCGGAGCGACGGATAACACTTTTCGCCGAGGATGGTCTCGGCCTTGGGATGTACGGGGATGACCCGATAGCCTTCATCCTGAAGGTAGCTGGCGACCATGTTGCTGGCCTTGGTCTTCTCGGTGGAAAGACCCACGATGGCGATGGTCTTGGCGCTTCTGAGGATGTCCTGAATGGCGCAGGAGTTCTGGAAGCGCGCGCGCTGATCTGCAGACAGGGAGGTGTTGAGGCGGATATCGCAACTGATCGATTCCTGCACGTTCATCTCTGGTTATTGTGGCCCTTCCACACATATCGGGCGTCGGGCTCTTTCTCCATGTTCCCTTGGCCGTTGGTCTCGTGGTCAAGCACAAAGCCATGACGCTCGTAGAACCGGCGCGCCTGGAGGTTCTTTTGGAAGACCCAGAGCCAGAGCTCGCCCGGGCTCTTCGATTTGGCGAGTTCGAGCAAGGCGGTCCCGACCCCTTTTCCGTGCCTGCGCGGCAGGACGTAAAGGGCGTCGAAC from Armatimonadota bacterium encodes the following:
- a CDS encoding GNAT family N-acetyltransferase, with amino-acid sequence MPPDLRIRLATEDDAAELTRLFIATRTECFTFFEITYPFDTLKHLFETKWIPGDGLWVAEDEGKIAGFMRLEGTEFDALYVLPRRHGKGVGTALLELAKSKSPGELWLWVFQKNLQARRFYERHGFVLDHETNGQGNMEKEPDARYVWKGHNNQR
- a CDS encoding substrate-binding domain-containing protein yields the protein MADRRRGSVPKRSSYQDIAESLRAQIREGKVAPGHYLPTERALQESFEASRSTVRRALSALISTGYGTNVPSKGVVAMQPEAVPKTKTIALIDSTTAVLNILFARMSDALRAKGYHLVHLGSMDKTIEESLQYAVDHEFAGAFVWPYRGFPDAAQVAKLGEQIPIVALDHALRGYRSDLATFDYFDAAYRATSHLIESGRRRIGITGMMDMLDISHDRLSGYMKALFDHGLKPCVRDYVFMHTSGSEEPDTLPLRRRLSDEDRPDAFLVMQDEFCPRVIETALELGLAVPGDVALCTIGDDVGVDVDGLGLSAVALDWEGLAESAISMMLRRIRDPKRGPELFQGKHLLVVRGLCSAAANRWTRNPERYSGFTREVPYPKTKFQYRSSLLAGGPALSSSQHSHRRSM
- a CDS encoding prepilin-type N-terminal cleavage/methylation domain-containing protein: MKQHKSAFTLIELLVVIAIIAILAAILFPVFAQAKLAAKKASALSNIKQTALGVIMYQSDYDDMFPMGSGACWWYPLDGGWSLDTQPYIKNLPILRSPADPLSKNGWMGWLASHDQGVPISFVANGLMDWDGAAWSLFGVMGMVQNVPPASNRCGASAWMGRTVTNATAVTYPADTIMLAERYGSQIAWGTGDFVCARSLGDAWWDGAGHGTAIPDATRNGNPYTFTNWEGNTVTAQTDNRQGAITNAYSKKSVFSFADGHAATMTPSTTDPDYFGNPAKNKWNAYRN
- a CDS encoding CoA-binding protein produces the protein MNVQESISCDIRLNTSLSADQRARFQNSCAIQDILRSAKTIAIVGLSTEKTKASNMVASYLQDEGYRVIPVHPKAETILGEKCYPSLRDIPFPIDVVDVFRPASEVAGIVEDAIAIGAKAVWMQLRIVDLESAERALAAGLKVVADRCIKMEHGRYSGNLHWAGMNTEIITAKRAR